In Oryza brachyantha chromosome 2, ObraRS2, whole genome shotgun sequence, a single window of DNA contains:
- the LOC107303529 gene encoding uncharacterized protein LOC107303529: MKLSSCACARGLLLFISTKKAKAMVAVVVSVVAKCRELWERLLVVTTGSGCAAAGDDGGYYFGRSYEFSCSATPVVFAPAKGGGGRRRRDRGRCLPPWVGGRKQAREMLMETSAAAMGSPGPVAAGRECSPPERSPQCWREQEIDGLAEEFISRFYDQLRSQVAEERRLGWKTPPSPSP; this comes from the coding sequence ATGAAGCTGTCGAGCTGCGCCTGCGCGAGAGGCCTCCTGCTCTTCATCTCGACCAAGAAGGCCAAGGCcatggtcgccgtcgtcgtgtcCGTCGTGGCCAAGTGCAGGGAGCTCTGGGAAAGGCTGCTCGTCGTCACGACGGGCtccggctgcgccgccgccggcgacgacggcggctaCTACTTCGGCCGGAGCTACGAGTTCTCGTGCTCCGCCACCCCAGTCGTCTTTGCTCCGgcgaaaggcggcggcggccggcgtcgtcgtGACCGCGGCCGCTGCCTGCCGCCCTGGGTGGGAGGACGCAAGCAGGCGAGGGAGATGCTGATGGAGACGagtgcggcggcgatgggTAGCCCCgggccggtcgccgccggccgggaatgctcgccgccggagcgGTCGCCGCAGTGCTGGAGGGAGCAGGAGATCGACGGCCTGGCCGAGGAGTTCATCAGCCGGTTCTACGACCAGCTGAGGTCGCAGGTggcggaggagcggcggctggGGTGGAAgacgccgccgtcaccgtctcCATGA
- the LOC102703099 gene encoding OVARIAN TUMOR DOMAIN-containing deubiquitinating enzyme 1-like, protein MASASGSGPPKDDEGVQGREGGRGRGAASVEPRGKEKIGEGSTTRAPPLDFEELAKNVRIADYPPRGPRIRRRRRKAKKPDSLLTKLLKRSILAFQSVKKKLSVRKGKQLDEASTPKSPPHVDHKKIPMDEAVYHYYGDLNTAIQKCIALPAAQSFGLGRLVSLDSHYSELRPVHRDGESFYRSFIFSYLEQIVDRVDTREEDRLLGAVRGLARRAEHFQWASEFSKRREAFQRLIEKIKGWKLMSEVPTSTRRGEFLLEFFSSYDTTDDIFAFLRLAAAIWMCSPDNRSMYAAGVTELGNRSLEDWCLTQVVPPRVHADSVTMNALAAALQVAIRVETPDFGGRQDMYYISRDTPQVCMMRVEDPHYDIVYPLSPDSIHGRHVPEEEEEASWFKSCCTGGGDSDLPRPARPRQQRGGGGGGAKKHRDPEAGTSSSGGAEGDGAESSRQGAARARWLRSCVGGSKKKQS, encoded by the exons ATGGCGTCCGCGTCCGGGTCCGGCCCACCAAAAGACGACGAAGGGGTCCAAGGGCGCGAGGGAGGCCGGGGCCGCGGCGCTGCTTCGGTCGAGCCGAGAGGAAAGGAGAAGATCGGCGAAGGTTCTACGACCAGGGCACCGCCGCTTGATTTTGAAGAG CTCGCCAAGAATGTCAGGATCGCCGACTACCCTCCTCGCGGACCTCGCATCAGGCGGCGAAGGAGGAAGGCGAAGAAGCCCGACTCCCTGCTAACGAAGTTGCTCAAGAGAAGCATTCTCGCGTTTCAAAGTGTCAAGAAGAAG CTTTCAgtcagaaaaggaaaacaactgGATGAAGCAAGCACGCCAAAATCACCACCTCATGTGGATCACAAG AAAATTCCCATGGACGAAGCCGTGTATCATTATTATGGGGACCTCAATACTGCTATTCAAAAATGTATTGCGCTACCGGCTGCACAATCTTTTGGCCTTGGGCGTTTGGTCTCTCTTGATAGTCATTATTCAGAACTGAGACCGGTGCATAGAGATGGGGAGAGTTTCTACAGGAGCTTCATATTTTCTTACCTG GAGCAAATTGTTGATAGGGTAGACACACGTGAGGAAGATCGTCTTCTTGGTGCTGTTAGAGGATTGGCTAGACGAGCTGAACATTTTCAGTGGGCCTCGGAATTTTCCAAAAGACGTGAA GCATTTCAGAGGCTGATAGAGAAAATAAAGGGATGGAAGCTCATGTCGGAGGTCCCAACATCAACACGCAG GGGGGAATTTCTTCTCGAGTTCTTCAGCAGTTATGATACAACAGATGaca TTTTTGCTTTCCTCAGATTAGCAGCAGCTATCTGGATGTGCTCGCCCGACAACAGATCGATGTATGCAGCAGGTGTAACTGAGCTTGGAAATCGCAGTCTGGAAGAT TGGTGCTTGACGCAGGTTGTTCCCCCCCGTGTGCACGCGGACAGTGTTACAATGAACGCCTTGGCGGCCGCACTTCAGGTGGCCATCCGTGTGGAGACGCCGGATTTTGGAGGTCGCCAAGATATGTACTACATTTCCCGTGACACTCCCCAGGTGTGCATGATGCGCGTGGAAGACCCTCACTATGACATCGTCTACCCACTCTCTCCTGATTCGATCCACGGAAGGCATGTGccggaagaggaagaagaagcgagCTGGTTCAAATCATGCTGCACAGGTGGTGGAGATTCAGATCTGCCACGGCCTGCACGACCACGACAgcaacgaggaggaggaggaggaggggccaAGAAACATCGTGATCCTGAAGCTGGGACTTCTTCGAGTGGAGGGGCAGAGGGAGATGGTGCTGAGAGTTCAAGGCAAGGGGCAGCGAGAGCGAGGTGGCTCCGCTCCTGCGTTGGCGGTTCCAAGAAGAAGCAGTCTTGA